The window tgcatcacgtgtcGGGCTTGGTACAGTGTTAATggaagatggtagggtgattgcctacgtgtctcagcagctgaagacccatgagaagaattatccggtacacgACTTAGAAcaagtagctattgttcatgccttgaaaatttggcaacactatttgtacggtgtcccttgtgaggtctataccgaccaccggggtctacaacatctgttcaaatagaaaaaTCTTAACTCATGGCAGCGgcgatggttagagttgcttaaaaactatgatatcactattctatatcatcccgagaaggccaatgtggtggctgatgccttagagaggccactagccatggatgtttaggcctagaccaactagtttgttagattggatgtatcggagcccagtcgagttcttgcttgtgtggtttctcggtcttctttatataatCGCATTAAagagcatcagtatgacgacccgcatttgcttgtcctcaaggacacggtgcagcacgtcgatgccaaggaggtttctatcggagatgatggtgtgttgcggatgtaggttcgattatgtatgcccaatgtggatgggttgagttagttgattcttcaggaggcccatagttcgtgatactccattcatctgagtgacgctaagatgtatcatgatttgaggcagcactatttgtagaggtggatgaagaaagacatagtggaatatgtagctcggtgccttaattgtcagcaagtgaagtatgagcatcagcggcctagcggtttgcttcagagacttgattTTCCCTAGTGAAAATGGGAtcgtgttaccatggacttcgttgttgggctcccacagactcagaagaaattttatacggtatgggtgattgtggacatgTTGACCAAGTCAGATCATTTTATTCTAGTAGtgactacatattcttcagaGCATCTGGCTTAGATCAATATCCACGTGATTTTATGACTTCATGGCATGctggtatctattatctctaacCGGGGCACACAAttcacatcacatttttggagagttgtgcaacgtgagttaggcacacaggttgagttgagtacaacatttcaccccagaCAGATGGATAGTCTGAGCGCACCactcagatattggaggatatgcttcgttcctgtgttatggatttcgaggattcttgggatcaatttttgccgcttgcagagttttcctacaacaacagctaccaatcgagtattcggatggctccttatgaggccctatatgggagacggtgtcgttctccagttggttggtttgagccgggagaggctaagttattgggCACAGATTTAGTTCGAGATGCCTTAGAGAAGGTccagttgattcaggatcggcttcgtacagccaATCTAGACACAAGAGTTATGCcaatcagaaggttcgtgatgtagcaTCTATAGTTGGAGAGCGGgttttgctccgagtttcacccatgaaaggtgtgataaggttcaggaagaagggaaagttgagccatacatatatcagaccttttgacatccttgagaggattggtgaggtggcctacaagtttgtattgccacctagtttatttGCGGTTCATCCGACgttctatgtttctatgctccagaagtattatggtgaccAGTCTCATGTTTTGGAGATCAgcacagtccaattggacaaggatttgacttatattgaggagctagtggctatCTTGGATagacaggtccggaagttgagatcaaagaatattgcttcaatgaaggttcaatggaggggttatccggtcgaggaggcgacctgggagaccgaaCATGACATGCTGAGTCGTTATCCTCATTtattcatcacttcaggtatgtacTTATGCACGTTCGATGACTaatgtttgttttaagaaggggagaatgtaacgacccaataaGTCGTTTTATGTAATTGCGCCTCGTTACTCCTTTTTATGCTTCCCACATGTGTGTTgatgattttatgacttacggggttgattagtttcgttccggAAAGATTTCAGGTTGTTTTGGACCCTTTTGCtcttgacttagaagcttaagttagaaatattgaccaaactttgacttttgtgaaaatgacctcgGAACGATGTTTTGATGGATCTGATAGCtttgtatcgtaattttggacttgggcatatgcccgtaataaattttggaagtttgtaggttgatttgtattattttatcacaatttggcaatttgaagttgaattgtttgaccgtaggttgaatttTATCTAATGTgtttggaatttgattttgggactaggaataggtccattatcctatttggaacttgtctgccaaatttggtatcatttggagttgaattgataggattcagacactTAGTtacaattctagaagttcttaaaatttattttgaaacttatgtgttttagtgttcgattcatagttttagatgttatttttgtgttttgatcgcacgagcaagtttatatgatatttttagacttgtgtggatgtttggtttggagcctcgagggctcggatgagtttcagagaTGTTTTGGAAGGCTTTTAACTGAAATACAGGATCTGGTATGCTGATGCCTcaagtatcgcatttgcgaacaccaggTTCGTAATTACGAGCTAAGTAGGGGGGCCTCAGGTAATGCAATTGTGATACCTGGCTCGCAATTGCAAATTAGCTCTGGATTTTGGgtagctcgcatttgcgactaaagtgtcgcttttgcgactaaagtgtcgcttttgcgaagagacaaggttcacatttgcgaacccatTTGTCACAATTGCGATGTCCCTGTAGGTTTGTCAGTGGCCGCATTTGTGATGAactctttgcaattgcgaacccatgtTGTAATTGCGACATCTATGGCTGATCAAAAGGATTGGAAGTCGGGATTGCAtctcatattctctcattttagaaccctggactcagtaggaggcgatttggaaagGGGATTTTCCTCTACAAACTTtaagtaagtgattctaatctatttccaactatatctcatcaatatatcttagaatTTTGCatcaaatcatgtgaatcaaagtggaaatttgtgaaactttgtcaagtttttgaaaaataagaatttgagttttgagagtcaaaTTGGACTCGGAatttgaaactaatcatatatatgaactcgtggggtcatgtgtagtctgatggtaggctataatcttgtgttttagtcacttattgcaatCTAAATTACTGCACTTTATTTGTTTTGAGCATTAATTGATAAGGTTCTGCACTTAttttgtattttatgccttgtaggagtgattccgagctatgtagatgttacgtAATGAATTCGAGCgatttggagatttgaagtctgagtaaaagccaaagggattaagccaggatcgtgttcgggggtcgaggaccaagtctggacgtcaaaacgcaagaAAAATCAATACTTTGAGAAATCTTCAATGCCGCGGCGTGTGGGGCGCCGCGGCTGTGCAATTCTCTTTTGCCTGTCATAAATAGCTCTCTAGATTTCCTCACTAATGCCCCAtgtggcgcgtcgccccatgcggtgcgTCTATGCAATTTGTACAGAGTGAAAATCCAATTTctgctaggagaaggtgatttcgtctgggcccggCCCTACTAGGTATAAATACAGGGAAAaagttattttctggacttttgataCATATTcgagctaaggaggagttggaagaacacgagcacaaggattgcatcattccttcctcactcaagacctgagtttggattgaatttatgttttccattACTTTaactatatttgtgatgaatttctccatatctatggagtagttccctttagggtttgatgaatttggtgtattgatgattgtttgtggattataactccagttttatgtattgaagcatttttggatgatttaactattgcatctatattcacttgttcatgtaatcgagagaggcataacttgtgatgtttttgcattatgctattggttgagttcatttaTTCTTCTTAATAATCGAAagggctagttgaatcattgattaaacctagttaggagaatattcgaaagaggttttcctaaagaccaatccactacgcattcttgcatagcTTCACATGCTTAAAATTGTTCATCTCGTAAGgctaagacttaatcgagagaggagtttttgctgaatgtATGAACTAATAtctgagtgaattcgagagacttacttaaacattagaagtgaagtatctagagttagatcccaaataattatcttgcacctatcctatcaacccctatttcctCCCACTGATAACCTTCTTTGTTCCGATTGTTATTAGTCAATAGCTCTAGAGTCTTagctaattttagttagaaatcatataaatctcaattgttgatcatcttgaatagagatcaagctagaaactacaagaatactgtttaaatccaatccttgtggatacgatattatactatactatatttgactagcgagcataatttaagtgtgtgttttgagctcatcaaattttggcgccgttgccggagattggcaatcaatagtgtttgaaatagtttgtagtgctaattcaggaatttttctttttattttattctatttttctcttttta is drawn from Nicotiana tomentosiformis chromosome 12, ASM39032v3, whole genome shotgun sequence and contains these coding sequences:
- the LOC138902956 gene encoding uncharacterized protein produces the protein MKGVIRFRKKGKLSHTYIRPFDILERIGEVAYKFVLPPSLFAVHPTFYVSMLQKYYGDQSHVLEISTVQLDKDLTYIEELVAILDRQVRKLRSKNIASMKVQWRGYPVEEATWETEHDMLSRYPHLFITSGSE